Genomic DNA from Entelurus aequoreus isolate RoL-2023_Sb linkage group LG25, RoL_Eaeq_v1.1, whole genome shotgun sequence:
actctgccgagctctagacagcacagacactcaacaacggcacatttgcggattataattcctggtttgcaaaaaatatttttaacccaattaggtgaaattacgtaatgtcccacggcacactagactatctcatggcacactagtggttgaaaaacactgctatacactactgccattgcAACTGTATGCAAAGTCTACTAATTAATACTTGCAAATGggacacagaagtgtaagaaaacaagctaacgactggacagcacagctcagtgttgaatgataaagacaaaaaaatacatatttttaaacatTCAATATTTATCAACACAAACGTACCCAAAATTGGTACAGCTGAGTATCGGTAATTCCCATACTGGGATTTGGTactgtatcgattcaaatgtgaaatagTACAATTCTCATGCATACATGTTATTTAGTCACACCTGACTTGATGGTGATTGTGGGATTATTGTCagaccacacacacattcacacaaaatgCATTGTTTTGGggaccacatttccagaaagcggCGTTCTCCCATCACTATGGTCTTATTTTGTATTGTATATTCTTGAGAACCAACatactctacagtagacatttgattttgtccAAATCATTTAATCAGACTTAtaggagtggtctgctgtttttaaggaccatctGCAAAAAAGTTAGTccctcaaaccttttctaactgaACTCACAGGCCACAAGTTGAGCAGCACGAGTGACAAAAAAAGAGAACACTAGTAGtaaaactaaagaagttgaacaagtgacttctgactgcatctgaagtaaacaagcttgtTACATAAATCTCATTATGGGGGCAAAAAACTgctaaaaaggagaggacttaaagaggtgccttgaggaacgcctcagttcaCGTTTGTGTTCACAAGTTTGGCCTCAGTGTTCTGTGCTTGCTAGAAAAGTTCAAATGTAAatgcagagtaaaacaacttgcactgagcctagtctataaaatccgctacacctccctgataccgaagtacatgtcaaactacttccttaacgtaaatgaccgccataaccacaacaccagagggagctccactaaccacgttaaacccagattccgatctaacaaaggtcttaactcattctctttctatgccacatcaatgtggaatgcgctcccaacaggtgtaaaagaaagggcatctctatcctcctccaaaaccgcactaaaacaacacctccaggcaacttcaaccctaaactaactttctctgatgatgcaattgttgatgactgaagtgttgataccaaccaatcctaaccccccccctcccctccatatcccacaccccggattgtaaataatgtaaataattcattgtatatactctgatgattatcttgtgtgatgactgtattatgaaaatagtatatatctgtatcatgaatcaatttaagtggaccccgacttaaacaagtttaaaaacatattcgggtgttaccatttagtggtcaattgtacaaaatatgtacttcattgtgcaatctactaatacaagtttcaatcaatcaatcaatctggcaATGTGCTAACAGCGGtctaagttcctctatacaacaatatagggctgggcgataaaccgagtttgtaagatatatcaatatatttttaaacacgatgtgaattaagaaaatatcgtactATCGATATtctcacgttaaaatgaccaaacgccgcttatttgttgtgttccttgttctcccccgcaatACTCCATGGGCTATGTCCTGGgcgtgacgttaaagtgcatccggcagtggaggctcctctatggggtcttggggcactaggaggttaacccctttactactgttaccccaggtggcccttggcaaagacctagtacctgactgcccccctagccagggatacggtgaagacctcaacggcggaaaaaaaaaaaaaaaaaaaggttttatgccttttctgtcaaaaacaactttgttttttataataaaactgaaatatgcagtatttctcccactgcccaaaacttttagaaagcaatgtttgatgtgaagtacttagagccttaaaaagatcaataatgcaggacaccattgattttaattcattattatttttgagcaatcacagtgaaaagataaataaaatcccgttAAATGTATTTGGGAtcaaaaaggtgccccactcataaagttatatatttgtattcgtttttttttactttcaacacttaagttacgagatcaacttcagatatatctgtcgattttacgtttgaactattattttgtttgttttgtgctctttagtcaaagaaaacgttgatgtttttgtatggcaaccacacaatactttctgcaatattttccacataaaacatttttaagtgaaatatttgaaataattgaagccttcaataggtcaataattcattataacaatgattgttttatattttttgaggaatggcaaaaaaaaataaagatagacaaaagagaaaaaaaaaacagcctgcatggcagctttgtgtcaacattgcaactttttctagttagatttcacctcattccactttttttaaaatgttttttttaatctttgcaatagcatttccagaatgtggaacaattagctgcgggctgcaaatggcccccgggccgcactttagacacccctggattaggacacctgattctcatcatttggatgggtggccaaatattttttggcaatatagtgtatatatcgaatatcgagtttaagaaAACATATAGAGGTAAACTTTTTCgtctatatcgcccagccctacaaaaATAGCACTCTATAGCCTTttaaggaatttgctgcaaaaatgtttgttttgaactgaactctccGGGGGcctgtatggtgtcattccccagccggatttggcccccgggctaccagttgaatatccctgctgtaggccagtgtttttcaaccactgtgccgcggcacactagtgtgccgtgagatattgtctggtgtgccgtgggaaattatgcaacttcacctaatttatcccaaaaatatttttggcaaatcaataattagaatctgccaataatgtgccgttgcttagtgtctgtgctgtgtaaaactcggcagggtaaccacgtaatactccatgtcagtaggtggcagcattgctttgtaaaagtcggaatgtgtcgggtgagacgaggatggtttgttgtgatcccgatatgcagaccacagtgggaggcagggtgcaggtaaaaagggtatgtaatgtttaaacccaaaatgaacgaaaggaaaaggctatgcaaaacaaaagtcaaactgaactggctacaaaataaacagagacataatgctggactacagcaaaaacttacggtatccacaaagtacatccgtacgtgacatgaaaatcaacaatggccacacaaagaaggatagcaacaacgtaaatagccttgcttgctaacacaaagcaggtgcgcggaatagcgctcaaaggaagacatgaagccactacaggaaaacaccggcaaaacaggaagggccaccaaaataagcaagacaagaactaaagcactacacacaggaagacaccaacacactcaaaataagacacgacgacttggtggagttaattttttaaagttttctgctggtggtgtgcctccggatttttttttatgacaaaaatgtgccttgcctcaaaaaaggttgaaaaacactgctgtaggccATACTGATTAGCTggttattttttcttcttcttctggtaTCACCCATCCCCTCCATTTCTCTCTTTCTAGTGAGTACTTGCTGACATCAGCAACCAGCAGCGCCCCCTAgacaccccccaacccccctccatctgcatcacaacacaattacaCGCACACGACTGGGGGATCATACATCAGGCTTACACGTGATGTGACGTTGAATTACTAACAGTAGTGATTGATGCCGATCAACAGCTCATAAAAAAAAGGGGGCACCTCTTAATTAAGTGTAAATTGCTAGAATCCTGGAGTCAGCAGCCATAAGTGACGTGGGTCTGGCATGCTTGTTAGTGTTAGACCCCCCCCCTACCTGATCTCCATTAGGCGTAAAAGGATATGGANNNNNNNNNNNNNNNNNNNNAGAATGGTGGCGTTCCATTAAGTGTGTGAGGACGCGGTGGTTTCCGCAGCATCCaagcggctttttttttttaatgtgatttaTTCACCGTGTCGATTTAAAGGCGTCTAATGACATGTTGTCATGACAGCGGAGGAATAAATCTCGTGGAAGCCCGTGGAGCAGATCTGATGCAGGAGGCATGACGGGCCATGGCGGAGGATCGTGTTGAAGAAGCTCCGAAAGGACCGCACGTTTGATTCCCGCGCACCCACGCCTCGGTGAGGTGGACTCCATACATGGGCCCCCAGGTCGATCGTTAAACCCACGTGAGACGTTCGAACCCGGATGGGATGTAATGTTGTGTGGCCGTGGAGCTGGAGCACCGGTCTCCTTCTCCGCTGCTTCGTCGAGATTGGCTTCTGGTGTCCGGGGAATGGCGCGCTTTGGGGACGAGGTGCCGGCCAGGTACGGCGGAGGCCCCGGTGGAGGGGGCCCCCGGCGCCGTGGTGGCGGCGGCGGCAGGCAAGGAGGACCCCACGGACATGCGCACGGACACGGGCACGGACATGGCCCTGGCCACGGCCCGCCGGGGCCCGGGGCCCAGAGAGTGTACAAGCAGTCTATGGCGCAGAGAGCCCGGACTATGGCCTTGTATAACCCGATACCAGTGCGCCAGAACTGCTTCACCGTCAACCGCTCCTTGTTCATTTCAGCGAGGACAACTTTGTGAGGAAATACGCCAAAAAGATCACCGAATGGCCATATCCTTTTACGCCTAATGGAGATCAGGTAGGGGGGGGGTCTAACACTAACAAGCATGCCAGACCCACGTCACTTATGGCTGCTGACTCCAGGATTCTAGCAATTTACACTTAATTAAGAGGTGCCCCTTTTTTTTATGAGCTGTTGATCGGCATCAATCACTACTGTTAGTAATTCAACGTCACATCACGTGTAGCCTGATGTATGATCCCCCAGTCGTGTGCGtgtaattgtgttgtgatgcagatggagggggttggggggtgtCTAGGGGGCGCTGCTGGTTGCTGATGTCAGCAAGTACTCACtagaacgggggtcggcaacccgcggctctagagccgcatgcggctctttagcgccgccctagtggctctctggagatttttcaaaaatgtatgaagaatggaaaaagatgagggggaaaaaaatctattttttgtttagtatggtttctgtaggaggacaaacatgacacaaacctccctaattgttataaatcacactgtttgtattaaacatgcttcactgattcgagtatttggcgagcgccgttttgtcctactaattttggcggtccctgaactcaccgtatagtttgtttacatttataactttctccgactttctaggacgtgttttatgccacttctttttctgtctcattttgtccaccacacttttaacgttgtgcatgagtgcacaaaggtgagttttgttgatgttattgacttgtgtgaagtgctaatcagacatatttggtcactgcatgactgcaagctaatcgatgctaacatgctatttaggctagcgatatgtacatattgcatcattatgcctcatttgtaggtatatttgagctcatttagtttccttgaagtcctcttaattaaatgtatatctcatgacacatgtaatatgcttttaattttttgcggctccagccagatttgtttttgtattttggtccaatatggctctttcattattttgggttgccgaccccctgcACTAGAAAGAGAGAAATGGAGGGGATGGGTGAtaccagaagaagaagaaaaaataaccAGCTAATCAGTATGGCCtacagcagggatattcaactggtagcccgggggccaaatccggctggggaatgacaccatacaggCCCCCggagagttcagttcaaaacaaacatttttgcagcaaattccttaaAAGGCTATAGAGTGCTATttttgtagggctgggcgatatagacGGAAAAGTTTACCTCTATATGTTttcttaaactcgatattcgatatatacactatattgccaaaaatatttggccacccatccaaatgatgagaatcaggtgtcctaatccaggggtgtctaaagtgcggcccgggggccatttgcagcccgcagctaattgttccacattctggaaatgctattgcaaagattaaaaaaaaacatttaaaaaagtggaatgaggtgaaatctaactagaaaaagttgcaatgttgacacaaagctgccatgcaggctgttttttttttcttttgtctatctttattttttttgccattgctcaaaaaaaaataaaacaatcaatgttataatgaattattgacctattcaaggcttcaattatttcaaatatttcacttaaaaatgttttatgtggaaaatattgcagaaagtattgtgtggttgccatacaaaaacatcaacgttttctttgactaaagagcataaaacaaacaaaataatagttcaaacgtaaaatcgacagatatatctgaagttgatctcgtaacttaagtgttgaaagtaaaaaaaaaacgaataaaaatatataactttatgagtggggcaccttttgatCCCAAATACATTTAACGggattttatttttcttttcactgtgattgctctaaaataataatgaattaaaatcaacggtgtcctgcattattgatctttttaaggctctaagtcaggggtgtcaaactcattttagctcaggggccgcatggagaaccatctattcctacgtgggccggactggtaaaatcatggcataataactttaaaatacaactacggcaacttcagattgttttcttggttttactttggcctaaaatagaacaagcacattctgaaaaaaggacatatcacaaatgatcctcttgacaaaacaattCAAGTTAATTgaaaaatatgcggaaaaaaaatggtacagtttcaaaaactccatgaagaacacaatgaatttagacttaatctcagtgtatctacaaagcaattcaactttaagtcaca
This window encodes:
- the si:dkey-248g15.3 gene encoding voltage-dependent P/Q-type calcium channel subunit alpha-1A, with the translated sequence MLCGRGAGAPVSFSAASSRLASGVRGMARFGDEVPARYGGGPGGGGPRRRGGGGGRQGGPHGHAHGHGHGHGPGHGPPGPGAQRVYKQSMAQRARTMALYNPIPVRQNCFTVNRSLFISARTTL